A portion of the bacterium genome contains these proteins:
- the tadA gene encoding tRNA adenosine(34) deaminase TadA, translated as MARTILWVSVIRTFSHEHFMKEALKEARKAALKGEVPVGAVVVHSGKVIARGHNLTESKKNALTHAEMLAMAKAAKKLRSWRLIDCDLYVTLEPCTMCGGGIVLSRIRHLYYGAADPKAGAVESTARVLDNPKLNHRVHMTGGILKEDCSKALSDFFREVRKRARSVGM; from the coding sequence TTGGCACGCACCATTTTGTGGGTAAGCGTGATCCGAACATTTTCCCACGAACATTTCATGAAGGAAGCCCTGAAGGAGGCCCGCAAGGCGGCCTTGAAGGGTGAGGTTCCGGTCGGCGCGGTCGTCGTCCATTCGGGAAAGGTCATTGCCCGGGGCCACAACCTGACCGAGAGCAAGAAGAACGCCCTGACCCACGCCGAGATGTTGGCCATGGCCAAGGCGGCGAAAAAGCTCCGAAGCTGGCGCTTGATCGATTGCGACCTTTACGTGACGTTGGAGCCCTGCACCATGTGCGGCGGGGGCATCGTGTTGTCGAGGATCCGGCATCTTTATTACGGCGCGGCCGACCCCAAGGCGGGGGCGGTGGAGAGCACGGCCAGGGTCTTGGACAATCCGAAATTGAACCACCGGGTCCATATGACCGGCGGTATATTAAAGGAAGATTGTTCGAAGGCCTTGAGCGACTTCTTCCGGGAAGTCCGAAAAAGAGCCAGGTCAGTGGGGATGTAG